The following are encoded together in the Bactrocera neohumeralis isolate Rockhampton chromosome 6, APGP_CSIRO_Bneo_wtdbg2-racon-allhic-juicebox.fasta_v2, whole genome shotgun sequence genome:
- the LOC126762328 gene encoding serine/threonine-protein kinase tricornered: MSADGSSIRFSDHTLDKATKAKVTLENYYSNLVTQYGERKQRLAKLEAQLKDESLTESQRQEKRLQHAQKETEFLRLKRLRLGVEDFEALKVIGRGAFGEVRLVQKKDTGHVYAMKVLRKADMLEKEQVAHVRAERDVLVEADHQWVVKMYYSFQDPVNLYLIMEFLPGGDMMTLLMKKDTLSEECTQFYISETALAIDSIHKLGFIHRDIKPDNLLLDARGHLKLSDFGLCTGLKKSHRTDFYRDLSQAKPSDFIGTCASPMDSKRRAESWKRNRRALAYSTVGTPDYIAPEVFLQTGYGPACDWWSLGVIMYEMLMGYPPFCSDNPQDTYRKVMNWRETLIFPPEIPISEEAKDTIVKFCCEADRRLGSQRGLDDLKSVSFFRGVDWEHIRERPAAIPVDVRSIDDTSNFDEFPDVSLEIPSAPIPQGSEIAKDWVFINYTFKRFEVRNLE; encoded by the exons ATGAGTGCGGACGGTTCTTCCATACGCTTCAGCGACCACACATTGGACAAAGCAACAAAAGCTAAAGTAACATTGGAAAATTATTACAGCAACTTAGTAACTCAATACGGAGAACGCAAACAACGCCTAGCTAAATTAGAGGCTCAGCTGAAGGATGAAAGTCTAACGGAATCTCAAAGACAGGAGAAAAGGTTACAACATGCCCAAAAAGAAACAGAATTTTTACGTCTGAAAAGACTGCGGTTAGGAGTTGAGGATTTCGAAGCATTGAAAGTTATTGGAAGAGGAGCGTTTGGGGAAGTGCGACTAGTACAGAAGAAAGACACAGGGCATGTGTATGCTATGAAAGTGCTGCGTAAAGCTGATATGCTGGAAAAGGAACAAGTGGCTCATGTCCGCGCCGAACGCGATGTTCTTGTTGAAGCAGACCACCAATGGGTAGTTAAAATGTACTACAGTTTTCAG GATCCtgttaatttgtatttaattatggAGTTCTTACCGGGTGGAGATATGATGACCCTCCTAATGAAAAAAGATACTCTCTCAGAAGAATGCACGCAATTCTACATTAGTGAAACGGCATTAGCAATTGACTCAATACATAAATTGGGATTTATTCATAGAGATATAAAGCCGGATAATTTGCTTCTCGATGCACGTGGACACCTAAAG CTTTCTGATTTCGGACTGTGTACGGGATTGAAAAAATCACATCGCACCGACTTTTACCGGGACCTTTCACAAGCTAAACCATCCGATTTTATTGGAACATGCGCcag tccAATGGATTCAAAAAGGAGAGCAGAATCGTGGAAACGGAATCGTAGAGCTTTGGCATACAGCACTGTTGGTACACCTGACTACATCGCTCCTGAAGTATTCTTACAGACTGGTTACGGACCGGCTTGTGACTGGTGGTCATTAGGCGTAATAATGTATGAAATGCTAATGGGTTATCCACCATTTTGCTCTGATAATCCCCAAGATACATATCGCAAAGTGATGAACTGGCGGGAAACGTTAATATTTCCACCGGAAATACCAATATCCGAGGAAGCAAAAGATACCATTGTCAAATTCTGCTGCGAAGCTGACCGCCGTCTAGGCTCACAGCGTGGTCTTGACGATTTAAAATCTGTGTCGTTTTTCAGAGGAGTTGATTGGGAACATATTAGAGAGCGTCCTGCAGCTATACCCGTTGATGTGCGTTCTATCGACGATACGTCCAATTTTGACGAGTTCCCTGATGTTTCACTCGAAATAC CATCTGCCCCTATACCTCAAGGCAGCGAAATAGCCAAGGATTGGGTGTTCATTAACTACACATTTAAGCGCTTTGAAGTACGAAATTTGGAATGA
- the LOC126762356 gene encoding tigger transposable element-derived protein 4-like → MLMMKANEFGEAVGANFKCSSGWLDRFKKRHNICFGKICGESASVDQSVTNDWLLQTWPTISNNYSMDNIFNADETGIFYKMLPDKTHKMKGETCSGGKMSKERITAMICANASGTVKRKLLVIGKYNNPRCFKNVKTLPVDYCANNKSWMTSQTFTDYLKKWDCELIKAKTKILLLVDNCPAHPQVHLHNIKLHFLPPNTTSVLQPMDQGLINSLKQSYRKQHLMKIMDLPEEANPTKAVNLLDAVNMLSVAWESVSKETIRNCFRHAGLVKDIPDGLDFDP, encoded by the exons ATGCTAATGATGAAAGCCAATGAATTCGGAGAAGCTGTCGGTGCTAATTTTAAATGCAGTTCCGGATGGCTAGACAGATTTAAAAAGAGGCATAATATTTGCTTTGGCAAAATTTGTGGTGAATCGGCTTCTGTGGACCAAAGTGTTACAAATGACTGGCTATTACAAACCTGGCCTACAATAAGTAACAATTATTCCATGGACAACATTTTTAACGCGGACGAAACGGGAATTTTCTATAAGATGCTGCCTGACAAAACACATAAGATGAAGGGTGAAACATGCAGTGGTGGAAAAATGTCTAAAGAAAGAATAACTGCCATGATTTGTGCTAATGCATCGGGCACGGTAAAACGGAAATTATTGGTTATTG GAAAATATAACAACCCCAGATGctttaaaaacgttaaaacgTTGCCGGTAGATTATTGTGCTAACAACAAATCCTGGATGACTTCTCAGACCTTTACTGACTATTTAAAGAAATGGGATTGTGAACTTATAAAAGCCAAGACTAAAATTTTGCTATTAGTAGATAATTGCCCTGCTCACCCTCAAGTTCATCTTCACAACATTAAACTACATTTCCTTCCGCCTAATACTACATCGGTTCTTCAGCCTATGGATCAAGGCCTCATTAATAGCTTGAAACAATCTTATAGAAAGCAGCATCTGATGAAAATTATGGACCTTCCTGAAGAAGCAAACCCGACAAAAGCTGTGAATCTTTTAGATGCTGTCAATATGTTAAGTGTTGCATGGGAAAGTGTCTCTAAGGAAACCATAAGAAACTGTTTCCGACATGCTGGTCTGGTAAAAGACATTCCTGATGGATTAGATTTCGACCCGTAG